One Pseudonocardia abyssalis DNA segment encodes these proteins:
- a CDS encoding (2Fe-2S)-binding protein, which produces MSHHKVRITVNGTAGEDEVEARQLLVHYLRETRGLTGTHVGCDTSNCGACTVLLDGRTVKSCTVFTVTADGTDVLTVEGLDEHGEMSPVQQGFQACHGLQCGYCTPGMVMSATGLLLEQPDPDDDAIRDGIEGNLCRCTGYDMIVDSVRWAAAHGGAGTAATAHAEGKV; this is translated from the coding sequence ATGTCCCACCACAAGGTCCGGATCACCGTCAACGGCACGGCGGGCGAGGACGAGGTCGAGGCCCGCCAGCTCCTCGTGCACTACCTGCGCGAGACGCGCGGGCTGACCGGCACCCACGTCGGGTGCGACACCTCCAACTGCGGCGCGTGCACCGTGCTGCTCGACGGGCGGACGGTGAAGTCCTGCACGGTCTTCACCGTCACCGCCGACGGAACCGACGTGCTCACCGTCGAGGGCCTCGACGAGCACGGCGAGATGTCGCCCGTGCAGCAGGGCTTCCAGGCGTGCCACGGGTTGCAGTGCGGCTACTGCACGCCGGGGATGGTCATGTCCGCCACGGGACTCCTGCTGGAGCAGCCCGACCCCGACGACGACGCCATCCGCGACGGCATCGAGGGGAACCTCTGCCGCTGCACGGGCTACGACATGATCGTCGACTCCGTGCGGTGGGCCGCCGCCCACGGCGGAGCCGGCACCGCCGCCACCGCACACGCCGAAGGGAAGGTCTGA
- a CDS encoding BMC domain-containing protein, whose amino-acid sequence MAGAVGFVETKGLVGAIEAADAMVKSANVVIEGYRTMRNGQVSIVVRGDVGAVTAAVAAGRAAALRVGELYTSHVIARPHDETEGVLAQAITPTA is encoded by the coding sequence GTGGCAGGTGCAGTGGGATTCGTCGAGACCAAGGGCCTGGTCGGGGCCATCGAGGCGGCCGACGCGATGGTCAAGTCCGCGAACGTCGTGATCGAGGGCTATCGCACCATGCGCAACGGCCAGGTCTCCATCGTGGTGCGCGGCGACGTCGGGGCCGTCACGGCGGCGGTCGCCGCGGGCAGGGCCGCCGCGCTGCGGGTGGGCGAGCTGTACACCAGCCACGTCATCGCTCGCCCGCACGACGAGACCGAGGGCGTGCTCGCTCAGGCGATCACCCCGACCGCGTGA
- a CDS encoding indolepyruvate ferredoxin oxidoreductase family protein: MTIVDNRPQAPFSPADRYDAPQTYLTGVQALVRLVLEQQRHDRARGLDTRTFVSGYEGSPLAGLDLELGRRRALLDEHGVVFTPGLNEEAAAMAVQGTQLAAVSGGPLHPQLRHDGVAGLWYGKAPGLDRACDAIRHANLMGTHRTGGVLAAVGDDPGAKSSSVPCASEFALADLAIPTLYPADPGEVVALGLHGIALSRASGLWAGLKMATAVADGSATARFEPDFRPVVPELELDGRPWRHTVTGHLLQPVLGTLERDLHRGRLELARRYAALNRLNTIPVRTADDRIGIVAAGKTWLDLRQALTALGLDDTELRRRGVRLLKLGMVWPLEPGIVEEFASGLREIVVVEEKRAFVESGVKDLLYGRPGAPAVHGKRAPDGAVLLAEHGELEPDAIAIALASRLADLPSVVAWNDARRARRRGPITLPITTRTPYFCSGCPHNSSTKPASEDSLVGGGIGCHAMVLLMEPGQVGEVTGLTQMGGEGTQWIGMAPFVRARHLVQNLGDGTFHHSGSLAVRAAVASGVDITYKLLHNGTVAMTGGQDAVGALSVPAITRLLAAEGVARTIVTTDEPRRYRGVRLAPGVEVWPRERLGEAQEVLATVPGVTVLIHDQACAAEKRRKRKRGTVPTPVERVMINERVCEGCGDCGKKSNCLSVQPVDTEFGRKTRIDQSSCNLDFSCLEGDCPSFLTVTPGESVRRTPAPLGPDDLPEPVATGRAAVSVRLAGVGGTGIVTVAQVLAAAAVLAGRHVRGLDQTGLAQKGGAVVSDLRITAGPVEAAGRLAARECDLYLGADLLVAADPATLAVTDPARTVAVVSTTRVPTGAMVVDTTAAFPDVDAVSRRISDAVRSGTWFDARALAERLFGEDQYANMLLVGAAYQTGALPLPAAQIERAIELNGVAVAANVQAFRRGRQVVADPGALDERPATAAVTTSGPVAVPALGAPAGSELARLVGIRVPELVAYQDAACADRYVADVERVRATEAAAVPGSTALAETVAVHLHKLVTYKDEYEVARLSLDPALAAEVQERFGAGATFAWRLHPPALRALGMQRKITLGRRSAPVFRLLRAMRRLRGTPFDVFGYARVRRLERELVVEYRAVVDRLVAGLTPATHAAAVDIAGLPDMVRGYEDVKLESVARYRARLAEAGA; this comes from the coding sequence ATGACGATCGTCGACAACCGACCGCAGGCCCCGTTCTCGCCGGCCGACCGGTACGACGCGCCGCAGACGTACCTGACGGGGGTCCAGGCGCTCGTGCGGCTGGTGCTGGAGCAGCAGCGCCACGACCGCGCCCGCGGGCTGGACACCCGCACGTTCGTCTCGGGGTACGAGGGGTCGCCGCTGGCCGGGCTGGACCTGGAGCTGGGCCGCCGCCGCGCGCTGCTCGACGAGCACGGTGTCGTGTTCACCCCGGGCCTGAACGAGGAGGCCGCCGCGATGGCGGTGCAGGGCACCCAGCTCGCGGCCGTCTCGGGCGGGCCCCTGCACCCTCAGCTGCGCCACGACGGCGTCGCCGGGCTCTGGTACGGCAAGGCGCCGGGCCTGGACCGCGCCTGCGACGCGATCCGCCACGCCAACCTGATGGGCACCCACCGCACCGGCGGCGTGCTCGCCGCCGTGGGCGACGATCCCGGCGCCAAGTCCTCCAGCGTGCCGTGCGCGTCCGAGTTCGCGCTCGCCGACCTCGCGATCCCGACGCTCTACCCGGCCGACCCGGGCGAGGTCGTCGCGCTCGGGCTGCACGGCATCGCGCTGTCGCGGGCGAGCGGCCTGTGGGCCGGGCTGAAGATGGCCACGGCCGTGGCCGACGGGTCGGCGACCGCGCGGTTCGAGCCGGACTTCCGGCCCGTCGTGCCCGAGCTGGAGCTCGACGGCCGCCCGTGGAGGCACACCGTCACCGGGCACCTGCTGCAGCCCGTCCTCGGCACGCTGGAGCGCGACCTGCACCGCGGCCGCCTGGAGCTGGCCCGCCGCTACGCCGCGCTGAACCGGCTGAACACGATCCCGGTGCGCACCGCCGACGACCGGATCGGGATCGTCGCCGCCGGCAAGACCTGGCTCGACCTGCGCCAGGCGCTCACCGCGCTCGGACTCGACGACACCGAGCTGCGCCGCCGCGGCGTCCGGCTGCTCAAGCTGGGCATGGTGTGGCCGCTGGAGCCCGGCATCGTCGAGGAGTTCGCCTCCGGGCTGCGCGAGATCGTGGTGGTCGAGGAGAAGCGCGCGTTCGTCGAATCCGGCGTCAAGGACCTGCTCTACGGACGGCCCGGCGCCCCCGCGGTGCACGGCAAGCGCGCCCCGGACGGCGCGGTGCTGCTGGCCGAGCACGGCGAGCTGGAACCCGACGCGATCGCGATCGCGCTGGCCTCGCGGCTGGCCGACCTGCCGTCCGTCGTCGCCTGGAACGACGCCCGGCGCGCACGCCGCCGCGGCCCGATCACCCTGCCGATCACCACGCGCACCCCGTACTTCTGCTCCGGCTGCCCGCACAACTCGTCGACGAAGCCCGCTTCGGAGGACTCGCTGGTCGGGGGCGGGATCGGCTGCCACGCGATGGTGCTGCTGATGGAGCCGGGCCAGGTCGGCGAGGTCACCGGGCTGACGCAGATGGGTGGCGAGGGCACCCAGTGGATCGGGATGGCGCCGTTCGTGCGGGCCCGGCACCTCGTGCAGAACCTCGGCGACGGCACGTTCCACCACTCCGGGTCGTTGGCCGTCCGGGCCGCGGTGGCCTCGGGCGTCGACATCACCTACAAGCTGCTGCACAACGGCACGGTCGCGATGACCGGCGGCCAGGACGCCGTCGGCGCGCTGTCGGTGCCCGCGATCACGCGGCTGCTGGCGGCGGAGGGTGTGGCGCGCACGATCGTCACCACCGACGAGCCCCGCCGCTACCGGGGCGTCCGCCTCGCCCCGGGGGTCGAGGTCTGGCCCCGCGAGCGGCTCGGCGAGGCGCAGGAGGTGCTCGCCACCGTCCCCGGCGTCACCGTGCTGATCCACGACCAGGCCTGCGCCGCGGAGAAGCGCCGCAAGCGCAAGCGGGGCACGGTCCCGACGCCCGTCGAGCGCGTGATGATCAACGAGCGGGTCTGCGAGGGGTGCGGGGACTGCGGGAAGAAGTCGAACTGCCTGTCCGTGCAGCCCGTCGACACCGAGTTCGGGCGCAAGACCCGGATCGACCAGTCCTCCTGCAACCTCGACTTCTCCTGCCTCGAGGGCGACTGCCCGTCGTTCCTGACGGTCACCCCGGGGGAGTCGGTGCGCCGCACGCCCGCGCCGCTGGGGCCCGACGACCTGCCGGAGCCGGTGGCCACCGGCCGCGCCGCGGTGTCCGTGCGGCTGGCCGGCGTCGGCGGCACCGGCATCGTCACGGTGGCGCAGGTGCTGGCCGCGGCCGCGGTCCTCGCCGGGCGCCACGTCCGCGGGCTCGACCAGACCGGCCTCGCGCAGAAGGGCGGCGCCGTGGTCTCCGACCTGCGGATCACCGCCGGACCGGTGGAGGCCGCGGGGCGCCTGGCCGCGCGGGAGTGCGATCTCTACCTCGGCGCCGACCTGCTCGTCGCCGCCGACCCCGCGACGCTCGCGGTCACCGATCCCGCGCGGACCGTCGCGGTCGTGTCCACCACCCGCGTGCCGACCGGCGCGATGGTCGTCGACACCACGGCCGCGTTCCCCGACGTCGACGCCGTGTCCCGGCGGATCTCCGACGCCGTGCGCTCGGGCACCTGGTTCGACGCCCGCGCGCTGGCCGAGCGGCTCTTCGGGGAGGACCAGTACGCCAACATGCTGCTGGTCGGCGCGGCGTACCAGACCGGCGCGCTGCCGCTGCCCGCGGCGCAGATCGAGCGGGCGATCGAGCTGAACGGCGTGGCGGTGGCCGCGAACGTGCAGGCGTTCCGGCGCGGGCGGCAGGTCGTCGCCGACCCGGGGGCGCTGGACGAGCGGCCGGCCACGGCCGCCGTGACCACTTCTGGGCCGGTCGCCGTCCCCGCCCTGGGCGCGCCCGCGGGCTCGGAGCTCGCCCGCCTGGTCGGGATCCGGGTGCCCGAGCTCGTGGCCTACCAGGACGCGGCCTGTGCCGACCGCTACGTCGCCGACGTCGAGCGCGTGCGGGCGACCGAGGCCGCCGCGGTGCCCGGGTCGACCGCGCTCGCCGAGACCGTCGCGGTGCACCTGCACAAGCTGGTGACCTACAAGGACGAGTACGAGGTCGCGCGCCTGTCGCTGGACCCGGCCCTGGCCGCCGAGGTGCAGGAGCGGTTCGGGGCGGGCGCGACCTTCGCGTGGCGGCTGCACCCGCCGGCGCTCCGCGCGCTGGGGATGCAGCGCAAGATCACCCTCGGTCGCCGGTCCGCCCCGGTGTTCCGGCTGCTCCGGGCCATGCGCCGGCTGCGCGGCACCCCGTTCGACGTGTTCGGGTACGCCCGCGTGCGGCGGCTGGAGCGGGAGCTGGTCGTCGAGTACCGGGCGGTGGTCGACCGGCTCGTGGCCGGCCTGACCCCCGCCACCCACGCCGCGGCCGTCGACATCGCGGGGCTCCCGGACATGGTGCGCGGGTACGAGGACGTCAAGCTCGAGTCCGTGGCCCGCTACCGCGCGCGGCTGGCCGAGGCGGGGGCCTGA
- a CDS encoding xanthine dehydrogenase family protein molybdopterin-binding subunit, producing the protein MGSMVGASVVRKEDPALLTGRGTFVDDIRLSGTVHMVFVRSYTAHARILSIDTTGAARLPGVLGVWTNADLEGLPASRSVPGMQRPCLAKDTVHFVGEPVAVVVATDRYLAADAAEAVLVEYEDLPVMASIAAATAEGATPIMDGLPSNVVLEQQLSATDAEAELAAAPHRLAIALVNQRCAAVPMEPTVCLADWQSSGLTIWATSQTPHHMRNEIAQMFGLSQQEVRFVAPDVGGGFGAKASFYPEFLLTAELSRRLRRPVKYVETRSENMTSMVHGRAQEHDVEVGFDDEGHLLALRVRITQDCGGWPDSTGIGLPTLTSFMSGGCYKIPTIAPSFRSVVTNTTPVGSYRGAGRPEASYMIERVVDHVAAELGIDPLDVRRRNFVQPGEMPYATQFEGIVYDEADFPGALDKLLEHVDYEALRTEQAARREDPTAPLLGIGFSTFVEMGGFGPTPLFEQFGYVGGWESANVRLNVDGSAVIKVGTSPHGQGHQTAFAQIVADQLSVPFERITLIHGDTATVQEGIGTMGSRGVPVGGSAVFKAANKVRDKAIRIAAHMLEADESDIELADGRFSVRGAPDQGVDMAEVAVRAFKPHLLPDGFDLGLDETAFHEPTNLSYPSGAHCCVVEIDRDTGKVLIRRYVAVDDCGVVINPLMAKGQIHGGVAQGIAQALIEEVTYAENGQPGAGTLVDYTVPSAKDLPRYETDHLVTPTSFNPLGAKGLGESGATAAPQAVVNAVVDAMGHLGVRTIDMPCTPQKVWRVLNAALAAHENGS; encoded by the coding sequence ATGGGATCCATGGTCGGCGCATCGGTGGTCCGCAAGGAGGACCCCGCACTGCTCACCGGACGCGGCACGTTCGTCGACGACATCCGGCTCTCCGGCACCGTGCACATGGTGTTCGTGCGCAGCTACACCGCCCACGCCCGGATCCTGTCGATCGACACGACCGGGGCCGCCCGGCTCCCCGGTGTGCTCGGGGTGTGGACGAACGCCGACCTCGAGGGCCTGCCCGCGTCGCGCTCCGTCCCCGGCATGCAGCGGCCGTGCCTGGCGAAGGACACGGTCCACTTCGTCGGCGAGCCCGTCGCCGTCGTCGTGGCCACCGACCGCTACCTCGCCGCCGACGCCGCCGAGGCCGTCCTGGTGGAGTACGAGGACCTGCCCGTCATGGCCTCGATCGCCGCGGCCACGGCCGAGGGCGCGACACCGATCATGGACGGCCTGCCGTCGAACGTGGTGCTGGAGCAGCAGCTCTCGGCCACCGACGCGGAGGCAGAGCTGGCCGCGGCCCCGCACCGGCTCGCGATCGCGCTGGTCAACCAGCGCTGCGCCGCGGTGCCGATGGAGCCGACCGTCTGCCTGGCCGACTGGCAGTCCTCGGGACTGACGATCTGGGCCACCAGCCAGACCCCGCACCACATGCGCAACGAGATCGCGCAGATGTTCGGCCTGTCCCAGCAGGAGGTGCGGTTCGTCGCGCCCGACGTCGGCGGCGGGTTCGGCGCGAAGGCCTCGTTCTACCCGGAGTTCCTGCTCACCGCGGAGCTCTCCCGCCGCCTGCGCCGCCCCGTGAAGTACGTGGAGACGCGCAGCGAGAACATGACGTCGATGGTCCACGGGCGGGCCCAGGAACACGACGTCGAGGTCGGCTTCGACGACGAGGGGCACCTGCTCGCCCTGCGCGTGCGCATCACCCAGGACTGCGGCGGCTGGCCGGACTCCACCGGTATCGGCCTGCCCACGCTCACCTCGTTCATGTCCGGCGGCTGCTACAAGATCCCGACGATCGCGCCGAGCTTCCGGTCCGTCGTCACCAACACCACGCCGGTCGGCTCCTACCGCGGCGCCGGCCGCCCCGAGGCCTCGTACATGATCGAGCGGGTCGTCGACCACGTCGCCGCCGAGCTCGGCATCGATCCCCTCGACGTGCGCCGCCGCAACTTCGTCCAGCCCGGCGAGATGCCCTACGCCACGCAGTTCGAGGGCATCGTCTACGACGAGGCGGACTTCCCCGGCGCGCTCGACAAGCTCCTCGAGCACGTCGACTACGAGGCGCTCCGCACGGAGCAGGCGGCCCGCCGCGAGGACCCGACCGCCCCGCTGCTGGGCATCGGCTTCTCCACGTTCGTCGAGATGGGCGGCTTCGGCCCGACGCCGCTGTTCGAGCAGTTCGGCTACGTCGGCGGGTGGGAGTCGGCCAACGTGCGGCTCAACGTCGACGGGTCGGCGGTGATCAAGGTCGGCACCAGCCCGCACGGGCAGGGCCACCAGACCGCGTTCGCGCAGATCGTGGCCGACCAGCTCTCGGTACCGTTCGAGCGGATCACGCTGATCCATGGCGACACCGCCACCGTGCAGGAGGGCATCGGCACGATGGGCAGCCGCGGCGTCCCCGTCGGCGGCTCGGCGGTGTTCAAGGCGGCCAACAAGGTCCGCGACAAGGCGATCCGCATCGCGGCGCACATGCTGGAGGCCGACGAGTCCGACATCGAGCTCGCCGACGGCCGGTTCTCCGTGCGCGGCGCGCCCGACCAGGGCGTCGACATGGCCGAGGTCGCGGTGCGCGCGTTCAAGCCGCACCTGCTGCCCGACGGCTTCGACCTCGGCCTCGACGAGACAGCGTTCCACGAACCGACCAACCTGTCCTACCCCTCGGGCGCGCACTGCTGCGTGGTGGAGATCGACCGCGACACCGGCAAGGTCCTCATCAGGCGCTACGTCGCGGTCGACGACTGCGGCGTCGTGATCAACCCGCTGATGGCGAAGGGGCAGATCCACGGGGGTGTCGCGCAGGGCATCGCGCAGGCGCTGATCGAGGAGGTCACCTACGCCGAGAACGGGCAGCCCGGCGCGGGCACCCTCGTCGACTACACGGTCCCGTCGGCGAAGGACCTCCCGCGGTACGAGACCGACCACCTGGTCACGCCCACCAGCTTCAACCCGCTCGGCGCGAAGGGCCTCGGCGAGTCCGGGGCCACCGCGGCGCCGCAGGCCGTCGTGAACGCCGTCGTCGACGCGATGGGCCACCTCGGCGTCCGCACGATCGACATGCCCTGCACCCCGCAGAAGGTCTGGCGGGTCCTGAACGCCGCGCTCGCGGCGCACGAGAACGGGAGCTGA
- a CDS encoding SDR family NAD(P)-dependent oxidoreductase, whose product MAAVLRGLEGKNVLITGAAKGQGFSHAKAFADAGADIAALDITEPIADIYPLATAGMLDATVAAIEDLDRRVIPLPCDLRDESQVESSVAKALDFFDGRIDVLVCNAGVAALDSIQGMRSHVLDAVFDTIVKGHMYVAKFVVPNMIERRSGKIVNISSGVTGSGHAQLSHYVAAKHAIQGLTSAWAFELAEFDINVNCVAPATIRPGDGQGSGMVLGLAGEVGMTADDAYEMFSAAGNMPGPKWRTEMQNITDAVLFLASDNADQITGHVLRVDAGQGAR is encoded by the coding sequence GTGGCCGCCGTGCTCCGCGGGCTCGAGGGGAAGAACGTCCTGATCACCGGGGCGGCGAAGGGGCAGGGCTTCAGCCACGCCAAGGCGTTCGCCGACGCGGGGGCCGACATCGCCGCACTCGACATCACCGAGCCGATCGCCGACATCTACCCGCTGGCCACCGCCGGGATGCTGGACGCGACCGTCGCGGCCATCGAGGACCTGGACCGGCGCGTCATCCCGCTGCCGTGCGACCTCCGTGACGAGAGCCAGGTCGAGTCCTCCGTCGCGAAGGCGCTGGACTTCTTCGACGGCCGCATCGACGTGCTCGTCTGCAACGCGGGCGTCGCCGCGCTGGACTCGATCCAGGGCATGCGCAGCCACGTGCTGGACGCGGTGTTCGACACGATCGTCAAGGGGCACATGTACGTGGCGAAGTTCGTCGTCCCGAACATGATCGAGCGGCGGTCCGGGAAGATCGTCAACATCTCCTCGGGCGTGACGGGGTCGGGCCACGCCCAGCTCTCGCACTACGTCGCGGCCAAGCACGCCATCCAGGGCCTGACGTCGGCGTGGGCGTTCGAGCTCGCGGAGTTCGACATCAACGTCAACTGCGTCGCCCCGGCCACGATCCGCCCCGGCGACGGCCAGGGGTCGGGGATGGTGCTGGGGCTGGCCGGCGAGGTCGGCATGACCGCCGACGACGCCTATGAGATGTTCTCCGCCGCCGGCAACATGCCCGGGCCCAAGTGGCGCACGGAGATGCAGAACATCACCGACGCCGTGCTGTTCCTCGCCTCCGACAACGCCGACCAGATCACCGGTCACGTCCTGCGCGTCGACGCGGGGCAGGGCGCCCGCTGA
- a CDS encoding Lrp/AsnC family transcriptional regulator has product MRLDELDRSLLVLLLERPRAGLREHARTLGVARGTVAARFLRLQESGVVSGLAPQVSPRAFGYAMLAFVHLDLAQGRLDPVVEDLTAIPEVIEAHTITGDGDLLCRVVARDTAELERVIQRLIEIPGVTRTRSQMALTQRIPPRVLPLVRSSRWSTDRPR; this is encoded by the coding sequence ATGCGCCTCGACGAGCTCGACCGATCCCTGCTGGTGCTGCTGCTGGAACGGCCGCGCGCGGGCCTGCGCGAGCACGCCCGCACCCTCGGCGTCGCCCGCGGCACCGTCGCCGCCCGGTTCCTGCGCCTGCAGGAGTCCGGGGTGGTCTCCGGGCTCGCGCCGCAGGTGTCGCCGCGCGCCTTCGGCTACGCGATGCTCGCCTTCGTGCACCTCGACCTCGCGCAGGGCCGGCTCGACCCCGTGGTCGAGGACCTCACCGCGATCCCCGAGGTGATCGAGGCGCACACCATCACCGGGGACGGCGACCTGCTCTGCCGCGTCGTCGCCCGGGACACCGCCGAGCTGGAGCGGGTGATCCAGCGGCTGATCGAGATCCCCGGGGTGACGCGGACGCGCTCCCAGATGGCCCTGACCCAGCGCATCCCGCCCCGCGTCCTGCCGCTGGTGCGCAGCAGCCGGTGGTCGACCGACCGCCCACGGTGA
- a CDS encoding VOC family protein, translated as MTRSLDFYLRLGCDVVRAADGWVLLRCQAVTFVLVQAGRRTPSGEPVAEDPWIRLGARDVRALRRRLLGEGVPVPGCTPTGRIVVRDPDRRAVAIEPVP; from the coding sequence ATGACCCGCTCCCTGGACTTCTACCTCCGGCTGGGGTGCGACGTCGTGCGCGCGGCCGACGGGTGGGTCCTGCTGCGCTGCCAGGCCGTCACGTTCGTGCTGGTCCAGGCCGGACGGCGGACGCCGTCCGGCGAGCCCGTGGCGGAGGACCCCTGGATCCGGCTCGGTGCCCGGGACGTGCGGGCCCTGCGCCGCCGGCTGCTCGGCGAGGGCGTGCCCGTCCCGGGGTGCACCCCGACCGGGCGGATCGTCGTCCGGGACCCCGACCGGCGGGCCGTCGCGATCGAGCCGGTCCCCTGA
- a CDS encoding mycothione reductase, protein MPSVHHQLVVVGTGSGNTVIDDSFADLDVAIVEREERFGGTCLNVGCIPTKMLAYTAEVVDTVERAGRFGVDAELGGMRWTDVRDRVLGRVDPIAREGRDGRRDTSWITVHTGHARFTGPRTLDVDGTTVTADRIVLASGSRPLVPPPVAESGLPYETSDTIMRRDGVPGRLAVLGGGYIAAEFAHVFAVAGSEIVIIEQGGTLLGPQDETVAEEFTALAAKRYELHLGRELTGVSGSPGALRLTLDDGSTVEADTLLVAVGRIPNGDLMDLAEGGVEVDEKGLVLVDEHQRTTAEGVWALGDVCSPVPLKHVANREADVVRHNLLHPDDLRSADHDTVPSAVFTDPQIAQVGATEQELREAGTPYRVGTTRFGDTAYGWAMEDDTGFCKVLTDPDTGTILGAHVMGPQAPTLIQPLVLAVTLAIPARTLVDRPYWIHPALTEVVQQALIAAT, encoded by the coding sequence ATGCCGTCCGTCCACCACCAGCTCGTCGTCGTCGGCACCGGCTCGGGCAACACCGTGATCGACGACTCCTTCGCCGACCTCGACGTCGCGATCGTCGAGCGCGAGGAGCGCTTCGGCGGGACCTGCCTCAACGTCGGCTGCATCCCGACGAAGATGCTCGCTTACACCGCCGAGGTGGTCGACACCGTCGAGCGCGCGGGCCGGTTCGGCGTCGACGCCGAGCTGGGCGGGATGCGCTGGACCGACGTCCGCGACCGCGTCCTCGGACGGGTCGACCCGATCGCGCGGGAGGGTCGCGACGGCCGCCGCGACACCTCGTGGATCACGGTGCACACCGGCCACGCCCGGTTCACCGGACCGCGGACCCTCGACGTCGACGGCACCACGGTCACCGCCGACCGGATCGTGCTCGCCTCCGGCAGCAGGCCGCTGGTCCCGCCGCCCGTCGCCGAGTCCGGGCTGCCCTACGAGACCTCCGACACCATCATGCGCCGGGACGGGGTCCCCGGCCGGCTCGCGGTGCTGGGCGGCGGCTACATCGCCGCCGAGTTCGCGCACGTGTTCGCGGTCGCCGGGTCCGAGATCGTGATCATCGAGCAGGGCGGGACCCTGCTGGGCCCACAGGACGAGACCGTCGCGGAGGAGTTCACCGCACTCGCCGCGAAGCGCTACGAGCTGCACCTGGGCCGCGAGCTCACCGGGGTGTCGGGGTCGCCGGGGGCGCTGCGGCTGACGCTGGACGACGGGTCGACCGTCGAGGCCGACACGCTGCTCGTCGCCGTGGGCCGCATCCCCAACGGCGACCTGATGGACCTCGCCGAAGGCGGCGTGGAGGTCGACGAGAAGGGACTCGTGCTCGTCGACGAGCACCAGCGCACCACCGCCGAGGGCGTGTGGGCGCTCGGCGACGTCTGCTCCCCGGTCCCGCTCAAGCACGTCGCCAACCGGGAGGCCGACGTCGTGCGGCACAACCTGCTCCACCCCGACGACCTGCGGTCCGCCGACCACGACACCGTCCCGTCCGCGGTGTTCACCGACCCGCAGATCGCCCAGGTCGGGGCCACCGAGCAGGAGCTGCGCGAGGCGGGCACGCCCTACCGGGTCGGGACCACCCGCTTCGGCGACACCGCCTACGGCTGGGCGATGGAGGACGACACCGGGTTCTGCAAGGTCCTCACCGACCCCGACACCGGCACGATCCTCGGCGCACACGTCATGGGACCGCAGGCCCCCACCCTCATCCAGCCCCTCGTCCTCGCCGTCACCCTCGCCATCCCCGCCCGCACGCTCGTCGACCGGCCGTACTGGATCCACCCGGCGCTCACCGAGGTCGTCCAGCAGGCGCTCATCGCGGCCACCTGA